GTGTCGTGCATCGATGACAAAACCGTAAGCGGACGATCGTCGTTATAAACACAAAACCAAAATCGTATCgcgtttcattatttatataaatcacgCGATACCTAACAATATTAAGAAATGCAACGAGAAGACGATAAGAATTGCAATGTGGCAGCCACTGTTGGAGACGACGATCTGCAGACGACTGACGTGGACCACAAACTGCAACCGTACGACGAAGAGGTAGACAAACTGATCGAGTGGCTGCGGGACATGCCTCATTTGCCGAACATCACCGGTGAGCACGACGACCATAAGCGGAAATTACTGGGGAGACTgagattataatgattattacacgtacatataggtactatagagccactcacaataaaattattaattccaaGAAGACAACTTAAAAGTTACacctttttaaaaactaaacaatttaatgataaaaaaagtacaaaatcaGTTAGGTATCTACTAATCCTATTACTACTTTTACTACTATTTACTtggacattttaaaagtattttaaataaaaattattaagtcgttatagattaatattaaattaaaagaaaatatttaatatattctgcTTAAATATtcgttaataatagtaataaaattaatttaaaatgcaaactatattattatgaatttcgtCAAAACTGAGACGGCACGACATGTATGCCTACGCTAATAAGAAACTgttgaacattaatattaaattgatgaTCGTTCCTAGTTATTGAAAatgcattttacaataaatataacaatattattagatatttagaacttttataataattgtaaaacacaGAGGACTATGATCTTTATCTAAAACATTCTAAAAACAGCaaatgtaagtataaaaaattagtacctatgACATTACAAAATGCGTtaaaaaatcggttttcgaaaaAATGGATTTTGATTTTCGGTGTAACCCTAAAACAAATGACATACGCATGACAacttcactggttgtttatatttacattttctatacacgataaaatattcaaaaaattttgatttgccTTGAactgtttaaggacatttttgatatttaatatattgtataacatgttaaataaataaataataaataatttaaaatataggtacctatctcaataaaaaccaattatattatgtccatcAATATTGTTTGTTGTCCTTTTAGTTTGTCAGCTATTCGACCTATTTAGAGTCGGACAGTAGTACCACACCcgctaaaaatgtaaaagtcaTCAACATTGTAACTCGCTTAATCAATATAAGTAATGTTTAATTTCTGGTgccaaacaaatattattttataacatgcatataaatatataatatgttaaagtaTTGAGTAGGAATGACCTTTTTATTGTTGGTCACGAGAAACGCTTATAAGAAACATCATCAAAAATCtatcaaatttatttagaaaaatacatcatacatatttattgtaattaaatgaattttcaattattttacttgcagaactaatattatttaatcttattttgtacaacaatattatttttattaggtagatatataagtatagaaattattgacgattaaaaacataactattaatatttaaaataaatattatttagatattaataaaataatatatcttattattgACAACTGACAAATCAATATACAaaggtactataaaaatatgtctaaatatattttcaatgaatGTTTTATTATCCTATCAGTCATaactcaaataaatatttcatgacatggattttacaatttttttaattggattaaaaattatactacctttcgtattttatattgataaggGAGAGATGGGTCAGGTATGTTGGTGTATTATATTGTCTAACCAGAGCACCgtgatatcattatttaattataatttattgaaaaccgttgaaaataatatattaataccgtGGGGATAAATCACGTTGGAATTATATTTCTGTTCCGAAATCAAACCAAAAATATAGGGATAACACAGAGCATAAATATTAGgatattatacagaaataatGGTAACAAATTTTATCATACACATCTTATAATCAAGttgtaatatcatatattatattataaaaaatacctttTAAACATACACAGatatttttgagaaaatgtaaaacttctacaataattaatattgatattggtCTTTCCTTAGagaaatttgattaaaatgtctaaaactCAATAATCTGTGAGAATATTTTGGAACTTTCGGAACATACAGTACcgattaacttaaaaaataataaaaagttcacAGCCACTGATGTCCTGTTTACCTaaatataacgatataatattttgtgtagacATTTCGTTATGgctgtacaaaataaatacttctAAAAGAGACACATTTCACTTGATCGTTATTTTCCGAGaccttattaatatatatattgtattatttatacttttcttTTAATGCTTAAACTAACGCGTCGAGTAAATGAGTAATGACCAATGATAATTAATCAAGGCATCGAGTACGTGGTTATTAGCcggcattattaattatagttattccattgtctaatttataatattgcaatgtaATCTACTGTTGCTTTttcgatttataatttaaaaccgtttTATGATTATCACACAGACCGAGCGTGGTTGCGGAACTGTTTTATCGGACGAAAACTTCGGATAGAGAGGACCAAAGAATCATTGGACGGATATTTTTGCTGCAGGTCGCTTATCGACGAATTCTTCGGCGTCCGAGATCCACTCGGAGATGACGTCCAGACGGCGATGCGAAAAACGTTAgtatgcaataatattgttattgacaTCGTAAACATTAATGATCTATTCGGAGCTAGTATTGCTATGATTACGTGGTGGGGGGGGGCGTTTTTTTCTTTACGAATCCGAAGAAAGTGGGGGGGAGCAATAgacgatttttttatcatatttgtatttatgattattttgtgCCACTCGTGTGCACTGCAATACAGGTGGTTTGGGTTTTCAAGCAATTTGACAGACGAGGGTTACCAAGTCATAGTGACGAAAAATCTCACCGACGAAGATGTTCCCGGCAGGTATTTAGATCAGTGGACGAAATACTTTTACATGTGCATCGACTGGAACTTGAAGCGAGAGACGGTAAACGGCGTGATCATTATTTATGACATGGCCACGACGAACAAAAACGAATTACTTACTCAAGTGACCCCAAATTTTCTCAGGAAATCTTTACAGTGTTCGGTGAGTATATTTTAAGGTATTCGTATACCTAGTATTTAAGCATATCAGGTGTGGCCGGTGCGAGGTTATCCTAGATACAAATATGTAGCTCGTTAAAAATAACGTATAAATAAGTGTGCAAATCATaaacaatcaaaaaaaatgttatttcaaaaaattaagagACTTAATGGTtagataaaattttatgaaatagataggtttcactgtatattatagttgtcagtcatgttgtttcaataattacataaatacgtATCCAcatcattaatacaatatattattttgttttcagacATTTTTCCCGTACAAACTGATACAGGTCCACTTCATAAACGTACCGTCATACGCAGCCGtagtgttcaatattttaagatCTCTGGTTCCCAAAAAAATCCAATCTCGTGTAAGTATATTTACAGTGAATTATTTTAGCTATTCGTGTTAATTTTACTGTCACAATAaaacagtatacataatattatacagacgcataaatatttacttttactcCAGGTTGgccattataaaaaatacctacctcTCAAACGAATAATTGTCTTAAACATTCTAGAACTCGGGAGcgtgtttatttaaaatgtttttatgaacACAATGCCattaagtgataataatattattcgctaTACAAACTCAAATGtacttacatttaataaaatacattgtcaTTATACCTATTCAAGTATTTAATAGTTGGtggacgataatattatacgagtatagtgatgttaaatttcaaaatttcttAAAAGAAAATAAGTCCAAAATCtcatattttgataacaatattaaaatgtaattcttaAGGCCTGAGGGGCCTCGCTACTGGCGTCAATTTAAGACCTTAAGTTTCTGAAGCCCCCTCCCCCCATTGAAATTCCCTATTAGCGCCTATGACGTACGAGGAAGTACCTgcatttaatttcactcacacttataataatttacaagttaCGAGTTATACATAGATTCCGGAATGCTGAGACGAATTTAGAAATTTCCTAGGTAATAACAAGGCCCCTTTAATGTAGTtcaattgtcaaaaaaaattaattttcctaacattgattattttataatataatatgacttatacctatataattcttAACAgatgtaataggtaataacaaggCCCCTTTAATGTAGTtcaattgtcaaaaaaaattaatttccctaacattgattatattataatataatatagtcatattatatatatttttttttttttaagacgttTATTTTATGGATTATTAGCCGTATAGGTAGTAAGTGCCTATAGtgatcattaataattttgctaactacatattatataccatgaaATCGTTTTTTCGTGTTAAATACAATCATGTGAtacgcataggcgcaaatagagggGGGCTTAGGGGGTATTAGCACCCCCAGTTTTAAGATTAGCACCCTCTAATAATTTATGCGTACCTATATGTGTCAAAACTTTTCcttacaatatcaaaaaaaccaaaaacagttTATCTTCAGACATGAGGGTACagagtataatgaatgaaaaaatgaaCTCGACAATTGTCATTTTTTCGAATTAAAAAGACAATAGTATCGcgagtatttactaatataaacattcctgAGCCCATATCTAATTCGGACAAAAACCTAATTACGATATACGAATCACTTGTCAGTTGGTATTCACTTATGAGCTCCAAGTGTTCGACAGTCTGTGTAATTGTGTATGCCGtatggtattatactattatatagtataatatcctatacagggtgtaataaatagaactgacttttgaaataacttttgttctaatcaatatttaaattgtttttttatatacaatttatagtcacttatttatagtttcaaatatattatgcaaaaaattatttttatatattaattaggtacttattttttaacattaaaaattttaaattttaaatttgatttcaatttttttagatatattcaaaatagtcaatttgtgaatctgattataaaaacaataattttgatagtaaaaacatttatctaagtcaaatagcttatttttagaatttttgatatatcaatatttttttgattaaatgaatttggaacgtatacgtaagttattataataacttctttcaaaatattttttttgaaaattggctgacatgagtatattaattcttaaattatttactaatcaaataattttaacaatttttgtcatacgtttaagtagcgtaatttttttttcgttcctgtttttttttataccttgtatactaatatttatttgtcatattttttgaataaaatatgaaaaagttgttttaaattgttgataaattaaaattgacttttgtattcattttaataaaatgtacctaatacactataagtcttcaatgttaaattgtcataaaacatttttgctcaaaaaattcataattgcctcatagttataattgaatttaaatgccaaaaaaatgcagagcttaagcaccctcagttttttaattgaaattgcgcctttggattttgatattatttcattaatattcaaGGGAAtgctttctaaaatattattgcctacctaaatttaattattgcgCAACCGATAGTTATATCCAAGCTCGCAACTGTTTCTAAAAATTTCGGAGATACCTAAATACAGCTTGCagacaaacatttatattttttaaacgtaattACTATCAtgcattattataggtattatgcatAAAGAATTTGGTAAATATCACTTATCTACANNNNNNNNNNNNNNNNNNNNNNNNNNNNNNNNNNNNNNNNNNNNNNNNNNTTATAATAacttctttcaaaatattttttttgaaaattggctgacatgagtatattaattcttaaattatttactaatcaaataattttaacaatttttgtcatacgtttaagtagcgtaatttttttttcgttcctgtttttttttataccttgtatactaatatttatttgtcatattttttgaataaaatatgaaaaagttgttttaaattgttgataaattaaaattgacttttgtattcattttaataaaatgtacctaataaactataagtcttcaatgttaaattgtcataaaacatttttgctcaaaaaattcataattgcctcatagttataattgaatttaaatgccaaaaaaatgcagagcttaagcaccctcagttttttaattgaaattgcgCCTTTGGTGATACGACTAttgtaaaaagaaaaacgtATTCATTCATGCCATTTGACATTCATTTACGATACATATTGTTACATCTGAAAACGATTTGTGTttgattttagatatttatgcataataacCCATCGGATGTACTGCAACATATCAAAAAAGAATGCGTTCCGTCAGATTTAGGTGGTTGCGATAAATCCATTAAAGAACTGGGcggtgagtacctatattatatttaattttatattgctttttaatattataaaacattattggtAACGTGTAGTAGGAATCCACTTTAATTTAACTGATGCTGAAAGTGATCGACCTATTTTTtcgacaattatttatttggttacTAAAAATCTTCAAATAACGAGTATAAGTTTATGGATGTATGGATatccactatttttttttttttattgaaactgCCTTTCAAATAATTGGAAATCGTGATTGACTtaatatcacatttttatttaataaaacgccATAAACGCTTAACGTCTTAAGGATGAGCTCCAGTTTGTGGGTCAGTAAAATGTTCACAGTAATTAACAGCTTTATGATTAAATCGAAGTTGCTCGAAGTtgcgagtaggtacctaagctTTTCATTCGTCACTGCGGACAGCGGTCGacagttatattatgtacttgtgCCATATTTATGGGTAAATAGTACACTTTTATAAACTCTAATCGTGTGATAGTTGTAGTTAGCGTTTGAAAGAATATCTTCAAAAAAAGTTGTAGATAACAACATTAAGTATGGTAGGTGGTAGCCTATGGTAGGTAGCTAGCTTAATAGGATGTCAGCGCAtgatttgttttctctctctggtccacgcgcaacatagacaaaacgtatttgtgcagaatcgttttttctatgtttttaagagttatcttagagtaaaattaccCATTACAAGaatgatagaaaataatatttttgatggaaTGACATATCAATTTCTCTAAATATTGTTTCACAACAAACatcatttaaacatcatttaaatttacatttctttgttattttgaaagtagaatataaagtcaaataataataaaatataaaatcgataggTCATtccctctaaaatattattatctattttttttgtaatgggtgattttactctatgattacttaaaaacatagaaaaatcgAATCTGCACAAATGCGTTTTGTTTATATTGAGCGTAGGTCAGagggagaaaacaaatagtgcgctgacatcctcttaaaacaTCGGTACCGAATTGTTATGTAAATCTATTTATGTTGTTAACTTATAACCTCGTCCGATATTATCTTTAATCGATACGGTTTGAACGATTTATCCTCAGAACTCTGCAAGGAGAATATCATAGCGGAAAGAGAAATGTTCATGAATGGAATACTTTCGTTGAAAGCGGACATGGACAAAAAGCCGAAAGACACGAACAGCAACGAACAATCGGAGCTCTTCGGATATGACGGAAATTTCAAGCAATTGAATATcgattgaaatatatatttcccaacaaatattttttcgatttatcaTAATGCCGGTGGACGctgattaaataatacataaaagaaTACACTTAGTACTTACAATtcttaaattacaataacaatagttagtgtgtattaaatattaagtacaaatATTAACACTTAAATAAACCAACTCGATTCACTGAAAACAGTACTGAAGTAAGAagtcaaagcattatttcgattacTTATATACACTTCAAAAACCAATACACTTAGCATTTTGCTGAAggtatcttaaattattatacatggattttaacttaaaattgacattaaatatttctataaaaaatttgtaaattactaaattaaatagtagtataatagCAGTTAGTGGAGagaaaaatgcaatataattgtaaattggcagatgaacataaatatacataggttAATGATTTAAAAGTATAGTGATGATCgtaattacagtttttttttataaaaatacataaataaaaatgagtaGTTTATGGTATTACCTGAACCTGACAGAAAAAGTGCATTTTTAAAGCCTTTTAATGGTATGTTTTCTTGTATGGTTTTTAAACTTGATACTGAAAAAACCTTCTATTTCAGATATCACATTTATGTGGCTTATCTCCTGTATGGATCATTTTATGCCTTTTTAAATTTCCTGCTTCAGAAAATCTTTTATTGCAGATATCACATTCAAAAGGCTTATCTCCTGTATGTGTCCTCTTATGTCTTCTTAAATGTGCTGCTTGAGAAAACCCTTGATTGCAGCTATCACATTTATAAGGCTTATCTCTTGTATGTGTCcttttatggatttttaaatttcctgcTACAGTAAATTCTTTATTGCAGCTATCACATTTAAAAGGTTTTTCTCCTGTATGTATCATTTTATGCGTTTTTAAATCTCCTGCttgaaaaaatcttttattGCAGATATCACATTCAAAAGGCTTATCTcctgtatgtataattttatgcgTTTTTAAATTTCCTGATTGAGAAAATCTTTTATTACAGATATCACATTTAAAAGGCTTATCTCCTGTATGTGTCcttttatgagtatttaaatCTCCTGCTTGAAAAAACCTTTTATTACAGATATCACATTTATGTGCCTTATCTCTTGTATGGATCATTTTAtgcctttttaaatatcttGCTTGAGAAAATCTTTTATTGCAGATATTACATTCAAAAGGCTTATCTCCTGTATGTGTTCTCATATGGTCTTTTATATGAACTAGTGAAGAAAACCTTTTATCACAGATATCACGTTTATGTGCCTTATCTCCTGTATATATCATTTTATGCCTTTTTAAATCTCTTGCTTGAGAAAACTCTTTATCACATATACCAgatttattatgtacctttcTTCCTGTACAACGCAATATGTGTGTAATCAAATCAGATTTACTATAATGTATCTCTTCACAATTGTCAcaaataaaccttttttttatttggctgGTATGAATCGTTGAAGGTCTTGAAAGGAGTCTTTTTGAGTTAAATAATGTATCAGAATTTGATAATGTTTGCCTTAAATGCGTTGTCTCTTCTGAATTAATTTGAACAATCAGTTCCGACGAATGGCATTCGTTTTTAACTGACCCTTCCAACACATAATCGTCGTTCAAatctttttcgatttttattacaGTATCGGTTGTGATTATTTCTCCTTCAAATTCGCATTTGGctctaagacaaaaaaaaattatttaaaaatgtaatattatgtagattgtaaTATCAACATTGATAATTATgtacatgataattattaattattaattatgtatatgaatagatttttagttttttaaacgtattatattaaatgaaatcaTATTTTGTCAGACATTAAATTGGTTTAGTGCAtaggttttaaaattgttttgaaatagtATGGCAAACATTTTAGCATATAATGatctcataaaaaataataatgacaaaataaacacacaAGATCAGATGATAACTACAAGAAATCAACGCgaacaaatatttatagtttt
This is a stretch of genomic DNA from Acyrthosiphon pisum isolate AL4f chromosome A3, pea_aphid_22Mar2018_4r6ur, whole genome shotgun sequence. It encodes these proteins:
- the LOC100575948 gene encoding clavesin-2 → MQREDDKNCNVAATVGDDDLQTTDVDHKLQPYDEEVDKLIEWLRDMPHLPNITDRAWLRNCFIGRKLRIERTKESLDGYFCCRSLIDEFFGVRDPLGDDVQTAMRKTWFGFSSNLTDEGYQVIVTKNLTDEDVPGRYLDQWTKYFYMCIDWNLKRETVNGVIIIYDMATTNKNELLTQVTPNFLRKSLQCSTFFPYKLIQVHFINVPSYAAVVFNILRSLVPKKIQSRIFMHNNPSDVLQHIKKECVPSDLGGCDKSIKELGELCKENIIAEREMFMNGILSLKADMDKKPKDTNSNEQSELFGYDGNFKQLNID
- the LOC103310695 gene encoding zinc finger protein 664-like; its protein translation is MEQFRKSKNDSEVNSKYDSNMHSIMHSSRVLKPLIKYDNQVFISVVKQEFIDDTDHNDVNQFLQMGAKCEFEGEIITTDTVIKIEKDLNDDYVLEGSVKNECHSSELIVQINSEETTHLRQTLSNSDTLFNSKRLLSRPSTIHTSQIKKRFICDNCEEIHYSKSDLITHILRCTGRKVHNKSGICDKEFSQARDLKRHKMIYTGDKAHKRDICDKRFSSLVHIKDHMRTHTGDKPFECNICNKRFSQARYLKRHKMIHTRDKAHKCDICNKRFFQAGDLNTHKRTHTGDKPFKCDICNKRFSQSGNLKTHKIIHTGDKPFECDICNKRFFQAGDLKTHKMIHTGEKPFKCDSCNKEFTVAGNLKIHKRTHTRDKPYKCDSCNQGFSQAAHLRRHKRTHTGDKPFECDICNKRFSEAGNLKRHKMIHTGDKPHKCDI